A window of Pedobacter lusitanus contains these coding sequences:
- a CDS encoding UbiX family flavin prenyltransferase, giving the protein MKKKKIVVAITGASGSVYAKLLLSNLQQLADQIETVAVVMSDNAKEVWRFELGNSDYDNYPFDFYAKMDFNAPFASGSARFDTMIIIPCSMGTLGRIAHGISNDLISRAADVILKERRKLIAVVRDSPFSLIHINNMKTVTEAGGIICPASPSYYSIPTTIEEAAQTVVSRVIDLAGLEQDSYRWNEN; this is encoded by the coding sequence ATGAAGAAAAAGAAAATCGTCGTTGCAATTACCGGAGCCAGCGGTTCAGTGTATGCCAAACTTTTATTAAGCAACCTTCAGCAATTAGCTGATCAGATAGAAACAGTGGCAGTAGTGATGTCTGATAATGCGAAAGAAGTCTGGCGTTTTGAACTCGGCAATAGTGATTACGATAATTATCCTTTTGACTTTTATGCGAAAATGGATTTTAATGCACCTTTCGCTTCCGGGTCTGCCAGATTTGATACGATGATTATCATACCCTGTTCTATGGGAACTTTAGGCAGAATCGCACATGGAATTTCCAATGACCTTATTTCCCGTGCTGCCGATGTGATTTTAAAAGAACGCAGAAAACTGATTGCAGTTGTCAGAGATAGTCCTTTCAGCCTGATCCATATTAATAATATGAAGACGGTTACTGAAGCAGGAGGGATTATCTGCCCGGCAAGCCCATCTTATTATAGTATCCCGACAACGATCGAAGAAGCCGCGCAAACTGTTGTGAGCCGGGTAATAGACCTTGCGGGATTAGAGCAGGACAGCTACCGCTGGAATGAAAATTAA
- a CDS encoding inositol monophosphatase family protein yields the protein MNYELLSSQVIAIARLAGNFIRKESMRFDSSAIEFKGLNDLVSYVDKTAEEIIVENIDQLIPGAGFTTEEQTINTKGKTYNWIIDPLDGTTNFIHGVPTYSISIALYEEDKPVLGVVYEINRGEMFHSYKDAPAYLNHKPIKVSRRNTLADSLLATGFPYYEFDKQAQYMKLLAELMQKTHGLRRIGSAAVDLAYVACGRFDAFFEYNLNSYDVAGGAYLVQQAGGKVMNFGGGDEFIERREILATNGLVDLEMLEAIQRHFEN from the coding sequence TTGAATTACGAATTACTGAGTTCACAGGTTATTGCAATCGCAAGGTTAGCAGGCAATTTCATAAGAAAGGAATCTATGCGTTTTGATAGCAGCGCTATAGAATTCAAAGGGTTAAATGACCTGGTTTCTTATGTAGATAAAACTGCAGAAGAGATTATAGTTGAAAATATTGACCAGTTAATACCAGGCGCAGGTTTTACAACCGAAGAACAAACGATAAATACGAAAGGGAAAACATATAACTGGATTATTGACCCGCTTGATGGTACAACCAACTTTATACACGGTGTACCAACTTATTCTATCAGCATTGCGCTGTATGAAGAAGATAAACCCGTATTAGGGGTTGTTTACGAGATTAACAGGGGCGAAATGTTCCATAGTTATAAAGATGCGCCAGCTTATCTTAATCACAAGCCTATAAAAGTTTCCCGGAGAAATACGCTTGCAGACTCTTTGCTTGCAACAGGTTTTCCGTATTATGAGTTTGATAAACAGGCTCAGTACATGAAATTACTGGCAGAGCTGATGCAGAAAACACATGGTTTGAGAAGAATAGGATCCGCAGCAGTAGATCTGGCTTATGTTGCCTGTGGCAGATTTGATGCCTTTTTTGAGTATAATCTGAATTCTTATGATGTGGCCGGTGGGGCCTACCTTGTTCAGCAGGCAGGAGGTAAGGTCATGAATTTTGGAGGTGGTGATGAATTTATCGAACGCAGGGAAATCCTGGCTACCAATGGTCTGGTAGATTTAGAAATGCTGGAAGCTATCCAGCGTCATTTTGAAAATTAA
- the fbp gene encoding class 1 fructose-bisphosphatase, translated as MSGIKTLGQFIIEKQADFSYAKGELSRLLRDIGIAAKIVNREVNKAGLVDILGDAGTVNIQGEGQKKLDVFANTQFISALTSGGECCIVATEEEDDFVPIDSPVSKNAKYIVCIDPLDGSSNIDVNVAVGTIFSIYRRKSVEGMATLADVLQKGTEQVAAGYVIYGSSTMLVYTTGKGVNGFTLDPSIGEFCLSHPNMKVPKDGSIYSINEGNYVHFPMGVKKYIKYAQVHDEATNRPYTSRYIGSMVADIHRNLIKGGIYIYPTTASSPNGKLRLLYECNPMAFIVEQAGGTASDGFRRILEIEPVELHQRSSIFIGSEKMVKMAEEMMATYAEAEASRTKSA; from the coding sequence ATGTCGGGTATAAAAACATTAGGACAGTTTATAATTGAGAAACAGGCTGATTTCTCTTATGCAAAAGGAGAGCTTTCAAGACTATTGAGAGATATAGGAATCGCCGCAAAAATTGTTAACCGGGAGGTAAATAAAGCAGGTCTGGTAGATATTCTCGGGGATGCCGGAACGGTAAACATCCAGGGAGAGGGACAGAAAAAACTCGATGTTTTTGCGAATACACAATTTATATCTGCTTTAACCAGCGGAGGGGAATGCTGTATCGTTGCAACAGAAGAAGAGGATGATTTTGTTCCGATTGATTCGCCGGTCTCTAAAAATGCCAAATACATTGTCTGTATTGATCCTCTGGATGGTTCTTCAAACATTGATGTTAACGTCGCGGTTGGAACTATCTTTTCAATCTATCGCAGAAAATCTGTTGAAGGTATGGCTACACTGGCTGATGTACTGCAGAAAGGTACAGAGCAGGTTGCGGCAGGTTATGTGATTTATGGTTCTTCGACGATGCTGGTTTATACTACCGGTAAAGGAGTGAATGGTTTTACACTTGATCCTTCTATAGGTGAGTTTTGTTTGTCTCATCCAAATATGAAAGTACCTAAGGATGGTAGTATTTATTCTATCAATGAAGGTAATTACGTGCATTTCCCGATGGGAGTGAAGAAATATATTAAATATGCACAGGTTCACGATGAAGCTACCAACAGGCCTTATACTTCAAGATATATTGGTTCTATGGTTGCTGATATTCACCGTAATTTAATAAAAGGGGGGATTTATATTTATCCGACTACTGCCAGTTCTCCAAATGGTAAGTTGAGATTGCTGTATGAATGTAATCCGATGGCATTTATTGTAGAGCAGGCAGGCGGTACTGCTTCTGATGGTTTCAGAAGGATCCTGGAAATTGAACCGGTTGAACTGCATCAGAGATCTTCTATCTTTATTGGTTCAGAGAAGATGGTGAAAATGGCCGAAGAAATGATGGCTACTTATGCAGAAGCAGAAGCGTCCAGAACTAAAAGCGCTTAA
- a CDS encoding NifU family protein, with protein sequence MTINVYTEQTPNPATMKFMVNKLLINGSEDFATKESAEHSPFAKELFKFNFVNGVFFASNFVTITKTEDAEWPDIEPILKEFVKGAVESEYKIKEATAEEAPAFEGSDLEVKIQQILHDYVRPAVEQDGGAISYKSFEEGVVTVELRGSCSGCPSSTITLKSGIQNLLQRMVPEVKEVVSNAL encoded by the coding sequence ATGACTATTAACGTATATACAGAACAAACCCCGAATCCTGCTACCATGAAGTTTATGGTGAATAAGCTTCTGATTAACGGCAGTGAAGATTTCGCTACAAAAGAAAGTGCTGAGCACTCTCCTTTTGCAAAAGAATTATTCAAGTTTAACTTTGTTAATGGTGTGTTTTTTGCGAGCAATTTCGTTACCATTACAAAAACTGAAGATGCTGAATGGCCGGATATCGAACCTATTTTAAAAGAGTTTGTTAAAGGTGCTGTTGAATCAGAATATAAAATTAAAGAGGCAACAGCCGAAGAAGCTCCTGCTTTTGAAGGATCAGATCTTGAGGTTAAAATTCAGCAGATCTTACATGACTATGTACGTCCTGCTGTAGAACAGGATGGTGGTGCAATCAGCTATAAATCATTTGAAGAAGGTGTGGTAACTGTTGAACTTCGTGGTTCATGCAGTGGTTGTCCTTCCTCTACAATTACTTTAAAATCAGGTATTCAGAATCTATTGCAACGCATGGTTCCTGAAGTAAAAGAAGTTGTTTCAAACGCTTTATAA
- a CDS encoding tRNA1(Val) (adenine(37)-N6)-methyltransferase: protein MGRIFRFKQFEVDQAGCAMKINTDGVLLGAVVNHPAPVNILDIGTGTGVIALMLAQRFRRADVTAVEIDESAALTASANCLNSPFAERTRVEHSAFEDFNSDLKYEMIVSNPPYFVNDLKNPEKRKEIARHADEDFFDLLLRKAAAMLTGDGVIWLILPVKQAEDVIINAVLQKLFPSKIIHVYSDNTKASFRQIICLGFNNEPPLQEHLYIYKAQNLYTDEYKYLLRDFFLAF from the coding sequence ATGGGACGTATTTTCAGATTTAAACAGTTTGAAGTAGATCAGGCTGGTTGTGCAATGAAAATAAACACTGATGGTGTCCTTTTGGGTGCGGTTGTGAACCATCCTGCACCGGTAAATATTTTAGACATAGGTACCGGAACTGGCGTGATTGCGCTAATGCTTGCACAGCGTTTTCGCAGAGCTGATGTAACTGCGGTGGAAATCGATGAATCTGCGGCGCTGACTGCTTCAGCAAATTGCTTAAACTCTCCTTTTGCTGAGAGGACCAGGGTCGAGCATTCAGCTTTTGAAGATTTTAATTCGGATTTGAAATATGAGATGATTGTTTCCAATCCTCCTTATTTTGTAAATGATTTAAAGAATCCTGAGAAGAGAAAAGAGATTGCCAGACATGCTGATGAAGACTTCTTTGATTTGTTATTAAGAAAGGCTGCTGCAATGCTGACCGGAGATGGGGTTATCTGGCTCATTTTACCTGTAAAGCAGGCGGAAGATGTCATAATTAATGCAGTACTCCAAAAGCTGTTCCCTTCAAAAATTATTCATGTTTATTCGGATAATACCAAAGCATCTTTCAGGCAGATCATTTGTCTGGGCTTTAATAATGAACCACCTTTGCAGGAACACTTATATATATATAAAGCACAAAATCTATATACCGACGAATATAAATACCTGCTCAGGGATTTTTTTCTGGCATTTTAA
- the mtaB gene encoding tRNA (N(6)-L-threonylcarbamoyladenosine(37)-C(2))-methylthiotransferase MtaB, which produces MKKVAFYTLGCKLNFSETSTIGRLFTDAGYAVVDFTDGADVYVINTCSVTEHADKKCRKVVKEALKYAPNAYITIVGCYAQLKPVEIAEIEGVDMVLGAAEKFRIVEYISDLTKLPKAVIHQQNIEKVNHNFIAAYSIGDRTRTFLKVQDGCDYPCTYCTIPLARGGSRSDTIENVVNRAKQIAESGVKEIVLTGVNLGDFGIRSGKREDKFFDLVKALDEVEGIERIRISSIEPNLLSNEIISFVASSKRFVPHFHIPLQSGSDKILGLMKRRYRRDLYTERVATIKALIPDCCIGVDVIVGFPGETHEDFLDTYQFLNELDVSYLHVFTYSEREQTEAADMAGVVAGSARADRSKMLHILSDKKRRAFYQSQIGSVGQVLFEDDQKNGFMHGFTKNYVKVKAKYDPVMVNEIKTVRLMELTADGEVEVMETEEVLAH; this is translated from the coding sequence ATGAAAAAAGTAGCATTTTATACACTGGGTTGTAAGTTAAACTTTTCTGAAACTTCAACTATCGGGCGTCTTTTTACCGATGCCGGATATGCGGTAGTAGATTTTACTGACGGAGCAGATGTATATGTCATCAATACCTGTTCTGTTACAGAACATGCGGATAAAAAATGCCGTAAGGTAGTGAAGGAAGCCCTTAAATATGCACCAAACGCATATATTACGATAGTTGGCTGCTACGCACAATTAAAACCTGTTGAAATTGCTGAGATTGAAGGTGTAGATATGGTATTGGGCGCTGCCGAAAAATTCCGTATCGTGGAATATATTTCAGACCTGACGAAACTACCCAAAGCTGTGATTCATCAGCAGAACATAGAAAAGGTTAATCATAATTTTATTGCTGCCTATTCTATAGGTGACAGAACACGTACTTTTTTGAAAGTTCAGGATGGTTGTGATTACCCTTGTACTTATTGTACTATTCCATTGGCAAGAGGTGGAAGCAGAAGTGACACCATAGAAAATGTGGTTAACCGTGCAAAACAGATTGCTGAAAGCGGTGTAAAAGAAATTGTGCTTACCGGTGTAAACCTGGGTGACTTCGGGATTCGCAGCGGAAAACGTGAAGATAAGTTTTTTGATCTGGTCAAAGCTCTGGACGAAGTTGAAGGTATCGAAAGAATCCGTATTTCTTCTATCGAGCCTAACTTGCTGAGCAATGAAATTATCAGTTTTGTAGCTTCTTCCAAAAGATTTGTGCCGCATTTTCATATTCCACTGCAGTCGGGCTCTGATAAAATCCTCGGATTAATGAAGAGACGTTACCGCAGAGATTTATATACAGAACGTGTGGCCACTATTAAAGCACTTATACCTGATTGCTGTATAGGAGTGGACGTGATTGTCGGTTTCCCGGGAGAAACACATGAAGACTTTTTAGATACTTACCAGTTCCTGAATGAGCTGGACGTTTCTTATCTGCATGTATTTACTTATTCAGAACGTGAGCAGACTGAAGCTGCTGATATGGCTGGCGTTGTTGCCGGAAGTGCACGTGCTGACAGAAGCAAAATGCTGCATATCCTGTCTGATAAAAAACGCAGGGCATTCTATCAGTCGCAAATTGGTTCTGTTGGACAGGTCTTATTTGAAGATGATCAGAAAAATGGTTTCATGCACGGTTTTACCAAGAATTACGTAAAGGTAAAGGCAAAATATGATCCGGTAATGGTCAATGAAATTAAAACTGTCAGACTAATGGAATTAACTGCCGACGGTGAGGTAGAAGTTATGGAAACTGAAGAAGTTTTAGCACATTAA
- the rnhA gene encoding ribonuclease HI, giving the protein MIEIYTDGAASGNPGPGGYGVILRSGSHYKELSGGFRMTTNNRMELLAVIEGLQTIKKPGAQVTIYSDSKYVVDSVEKKWVFGWVKKGFKDKKNKDLWIRFLAAYKLHEVKFIWIKGHNDHPENERCDVLAVAASKNKATQQIDTEFEAEKSRGTLL; this is encoded by the coding sequence ATGATTGAAATTTACACTGACGGTGCAGCAAGCGGAAATCCAGGACCTGGAGGCTACGGAGTTATTTTACGTTCAGGCAGTCATTATAAAGAATTAAGCGGAGGCTTCCGCATGACCACGAATAACAGAATGGAATTACTGGCTGTTATTGAAGGTCTGCAGACTATTAAAAAACCCGGAGCACAGGTTACTATCTACTCCGATTCCAAATACGTTGTTGACTCAGTAGAAAAGAAGTGGGTGTTTGGATGGGTAAAAAAAGGATTCAAAGACAAAAAGAATAAAGATCTGTGGATCCGTTTTCTTGCAGCCTATAAGCTACATGAGGTAAAATTTATCTGGATCAAAGGACACAATGATCATCCCGAGAACGAAAGATGCGATGTACTGGCTGTAGCAGCCTCTAAAAATAAAGCAACACAGCAGATCGATACAGAGTTTGAAGCAGAAAAAAGCAGAGGTACACTGCTGTAA
- a CDS encoding glutamine synthetase III — protein sequence MKSLRTNALKEAQTRVSPEVKAPSVKISEFFGSNVFDKKKMKDFLSKEVYEKLISAIEQGELINQDDANQIATAMKHWAMSKGATHYTHWFQPLTGSTAEKHDSFFEPTIDGPVEKFAGSALVQQEPDASSFPNGGIRNTFEARGYTAWDPSSPAFIMESKAGKTLCIPTVFVAYTGEALDYKAPLLKALNALDKAAVDVCQYFDKGISKVTASLGIEQEYFLVDLALYNARPDLALTGRTLFGHMSAKGQQLDDHYFGSIPERVFTFMVDFENEAFKLGIPLKTRHNEVAPLQFECAPLYEEINLAIDHNQLLMDLMEKVARRHNFKVLLHEKPYAGINGSGKHNNWSLITDTGKNLLAPGKTPKNNLMFLAFFVNTIKAVHEHADLLRASIASVSNDHRLGANEAPPAIISIFLGQQLNEVLDEIEHSRISKKIKEDNALWLGIPKIPQILLDNTDRNRTSPFAFTGNKFELRAVGSSANSSAPMTVLNSIMADQLVKFKVEVDKLIKKGEKKDIALLTVIKKYIKESKDIRFEGNGYSQDWEDEAAKRGLANIKTTPLALDAYISEKSTELFERANIFTKRELHARHDILLESYYKKLQIEARVMGEVANTMIIPACIAYQNTLLENAKSLKELGLSKEALTAPLAIINKLSEHLSIVKTSIDTMLEARKEANTIEDSRDKAIAYDLKVKSYFDTIRYNVDKLEQIVDDSVWPLPKFRELLFLK from the coding sequence ATGAAAAGCTTAAGGACAAACGCACTAAAAGAAGCACAAACCAGAGTTTCACCAGAAGTTAAGGCTCCATCGGTCAAAATTTCTGAGTTTTTTGGCTCAAATGTGTTCGATAAAAAGAAAATGAAAGATTTCTTATCAAAAGAAGTCTATGAGAAATTAATTTCAGCAATTGAACAAGGTGAATTAATTAATCAGGATGATGCCAATCAGATCGCTACTGCGATGAAACATTGGGCAATGTCTAAAGGAGCTACTCACTACACCCATTGGTTTCAGCCATTAACAGGCTCTACAGCTGAGAAACATGATTCATTTTTCGAACCAACAATCGATGGTCCGGTTGAAAAATTTGCAGGCAGTGCATTAGTACAACAGGAACCAGATGCATCAAGTTTCCCGAATGGTGGTATCAGAAATACTTTTGAAGCCAGAGGGTATACTGCATGGGATCCTTCTTCTCCTGCTTTCATTATGGAAAGTAAAGCTGGAAAAACTTTATGTATTCCAACAGTATTCGTTGCATATACTGGTGAAGCTTTAGATTACAAGGCTCCTTTATTAAAAGCATTAAATGCTTTGGATAAAGCTGCAGTTGACGTTTGTCAGTATTTTGATAAAGGCATTAGTAAAGTAACAGCATCTTTAGGTATTGAGCAGGAATATTTCCTGGTAGATCTTGCCTTATATAATGCACGTCCGGATTTAGCTTTAACAGGCCGTACTTTGTTTGGTCATATGTCAGCTAAAGGACAGCAATTAGATGATCATTATTTCGGATCAATTCCTGAACGTGTATTCACTTTCATGGTAGACTTTGAAAATGAGGCTTTCAAATTAGGTATCCCTTTAAAAACACGTCACAACGAGGTTGCACCATTGCAATTTGAATGTGCACCATTATACGAAGAAATCAACCTGGCTATCGATCATAATCAATTATTGATGGATCTGATGGAAAAAGTTGCACGCCGTCATAATTTCAAAGTGCTGCTGCACGAGAAACCATATGCTGGTATCAACGGTTCAGGTAAACATAATAACTGGTCTTTAATTACCGATACTGGTAAAAACCTATTAGCTCCGGGCAAAACACCTAAAAATAACCTGATGTTCCTGGCTTTCTTTGTCAATACAATTAAAGCAGTACATGAGCATGCAGATTTATTAAGAGCAAGTATTGCTTCTGTTAGTAATGATCACCGCTTAGGTGCCAATGAGGCGCCACCGGCAATCATCTCTATCTTCCTGGGTCAGCAGTTAAATGAAGTGTTAGACGAAATCGAACACTCACGTATCAGCAAAAAAATCAAGGAAGACAATGCATTGTGGTTAGGTATCCCTAAAATCCCTCAGATTTTACTGGATAACACAGATCGTAACCGTACTTCTCCTTTTGCCTTTACAGGTAATAAATTTGAATTGCGTGCGGTAGGTTCTTCAGCAAATTCATCAGCACCAATGACTGTTCTGAATTCAATCATGGCAGATCAGCTGGTTAAATTTAAAGTTGAAGTTGATAAACTGATCAAAAAAGGAGAGAAAAAAGACATCGCTCTTTTAACAGTTATCAAAAAATACATTAAAGAATCAAAAGATATCCGTTTTGAAGGAAACGGTTATAGCCAGGATTGGGAAGACGAAGCTGCAAAACGTGGTTTAGCCAACATCAAAACTACTCCTTTAGCTTTAGATGCCTATATCTCTGAAAAATCAACTGAATTATTCGAAAGAGCTAATATCTTTACTAAACGCGAATTACATGCCCGTCATGATATTCTTTTAGAAAGCTATTACAAAAAACTGCAGATCGAAGCCAGAGTAATGGGAGAAGTAGCGAATACCATGATTATTCCTGCTTGTATTGCTTACCAGAATACTTTATTGGAAAATGCAAAAAGCCTTAAAGAACTAGGTTTGTCTAAAGAAGCATTAACTGCTCCATTAGCCATTATCAATAAACTATCTGAGCACTTATCAATTGTAAAAACTTCAATTGATACGATGCTGGAAGCACGTAAAGAAGCTAACACTATCGAAGATTCAAGAGATAAAGCTATCGCTTACGATCTGAAGGTTAAATCTTATTTTGATACCATCCGTTATAATGTTGACAAACTGGAGCAGATTGTAGATGACAGCGTTTGGCCATTACCAAAATTCAGAGAGTTGTTATTTTTAAAATAG
- the gloA2 gene encoding SMU1112c/YaeR family gloxylase I-like metalloprotein, producing MFNRIHHVAIICTDYIVSKNFYVNILGLKIVQEVYRAERKSYKLDLSVNGLYQIELFSFENPPERPSRPEAAGLRHLAFEVDDVAVVAAELNTRGVITEDIRIDEYTGRQFTFFSDPDGLPLEIYQN from the coding sequence ATGTTTAACAGAATTCATCATGTTGCTATAATTTGTACTGACTATATCGTTAGTAAAAACTTCTATGTTAATATACTCGGGCTAAAAATTGTTCAGGAAGTATACAGAGCTGAGCGGAAATCCTACAAACTGGACTTATCTGTAAATGGTTTGTATCAGATTGAATTATTTTCTTTTGAAAATCCACCTGAAAGACCTTCAAGACCGGAAGCTGCGGGTTTGCGGCATTTAGCTTTTGAAGTTGATGATGTTGCTGTTGTCGCTGCCGAGCTGAATACCAGGGGCGTGATAACCGAAGACATCAGAATTGATGAATATACAGGCCGGCAATTTACTTTCTTTAGTGATCCTGATGGTTTGCCGCTGGAAATCTATCAGAATTAA
- a CDS encoding metallophosphoesterase family protein produces the protein MKKIGLISDTHGYLDDAVFKHFEDCDEVWHAGDFGPDVAEKLKAFKPLKGVYGNIDDKAIRAEFPEHLRFNCENVDVWMTHIGGYPGKYAPNVKGEIYTNPPKLFITGHSHILKVMFDPKINCLHINPGAAGKSGWHKVKTLIRFCISEEKIHTLEAIEMGNR, from the coding sequence ATGAAGAAGATTGGATTGATTTCAGACACACATGGTTATTTGGATGATGCAGTATTTAAGCATTTTGAGGACTGTGATGAGGTCTGGCATGCGGGTGATTTTGGGCCCGATGTTGCAGAAAAGTTAAAAGCGTTCAAGCCGCTTAAAGGAGTGTACGGAAATATTGATGATAAAGCAATCCGTGCAGAGTTTCCAGAGCATCTGCGTTTTAACTGTGAAAATGTAGATGTATGGATGACGCATATTGGCGGGTATCCGGGAAAATACGCTCCGAATGTAAAGGGTGAAATTTACACTAACCCCCCGAAGCTTTTTATCACTGGTCACTCACATATCCTGAAAGTGATGTTTGACCCAAAAATCAACTGTTTACATATAAACCCCGGTGCAGCGGGCAAATCTGGCTGGCATAAAGTTAAAACTTTAATTCGTTTTTGTATTTCGGAAGAAAAAATCCATACCTTAGAGGCCATAGAAATGGGTAATAGGTAA
- a CDS encoding prolipoprotein diacylglyceryl transferase produces the protein MFPTVSHFIEYLFGIQVPLPFNTFGVFVALAFIAGYWAFTQELKRKEAQGILHPVKRIITIGNPATTTELLYNCIFGFLIGYKLVYALLNYRLFVSDAQTVLLSLKGNLLGGLFFAGLFAYWDYKEKNKFKLAQPKKVEVTEHPYELMGNMIVWAAVWGFLGAKIFDNLEHWDTFIKDPIGGLLSFSGLTFYGGLICGGAAVLYIAKKNGIKPLHMLDVGGPGMMLAYSVGRIGCHLSGDGDWGIVNMNPKPFGWLPDWLWAYTYPNNVAGEGVPIPGCAGKFCNVLPLPVYPTPIYEVIVCFILFLILWRIRHQIKLPGMMFGIYLMMNGVERFFVELIRVNSKYHVAGISFTQAELISSLLFICGLLLVVFSIRNKSTQTN, from the coding sequence ATGTTTCCTACCGTTTCCCATTTTATAGAATATCTTTTTGGTATACAGGTTCCACTGCCTTTTAATACTTTCGGTGTATTCGTTGCCCTGGCTTTTATTGCCGGTTACTGGGCCTTTACACAGGAGCTGAAAAGGAAGGAAGCTCAGGGTATACTGCATCCGGTAAAAAGGATCATTACTATTGGTAATCCAGCCACAACTACAGAACTGTTATATAACTGTATATTCGGCTTCCTGATCGGCTATAAACTGGTTTATGCGCTATTAAACTACCGCTTGTTTGTCAGCGATGCACAAACCGTATTATTATCCCTGAAAGGTAATCTCCTGGGCGGTTTATTCTTTGCCGGATTATTTGCTTACTGGGATTATAAAGAAAAAAACAAATTCAAATTAGCCCAGCCAAAAAAAGTAGAAGTTACAGAACACCCTTATGAATTAATGGGGAATATGATCGTATGGGCTGCTGTATGGGGTTTTCTGGGTGCGAAAATATTTGATAATCTTGAACACTGGGATACTTTCATTAAAGATCCTATAGGAGGTTTACTGTCTTTCAGCGGACTTACATTTTATGGAGGACTAATCTGTGGTGGAGCTGCGGTATTATATATAGCAAAGAAAAATGGGATTAAACCCTTGCATATGCTGGATGTAGGCGGACCTGGGATGATGCTGGCCTACAGTGTTGGCAGGATTGGCTGTCATTTATCTGGTGATGGTGACTGGGGAATTGTAAATATGAATCCTAAACCCTTTGGCTGGTTACCTGACTGGTTATGGGCTTATACTTATCCGAATAACGTAGCAGGTGAAGGAGTGCCTATCCCTGGATGTGCAGGTAAATTCTGTAATGTATTACCATTACCGGTATATCCTACACCAATTTATGAAGTAATTGTATGTTTTATCCTGTTTCTTATTCTCTGGCGCATACGTCACCAGATTAAGCTTCCGGGAATGATGTTTGGTATTTATTTAATGATGAACGGAGTAGAACGGTTCTTTGTCGAGCTGATCCGTGTCAATTCAAAATACCATGTTGCAGGTATTTCTTTTACACAGGCAGAGCTGATTTCTTCTCTGTTGTTTATCTGCGGTCTGCTTCTTGTGGTATTCTCTATAAGGAACAAAAGCACACAAACCAATTAA